In Aspergillus chevalieri M1 DNA, chromosome 7, nearly complete sequence, the sequence ACAATGCCTTGCTATTGATCCGGGGCCTTTGATCTGAAGTGGTCACATCTTGCATTCTATTCGCATGGATTATACAGACAACTTCGAGGGCACGCCTGCCTTCCCTGAAGGCGTACAGACAGCTCCCCTCCTCCGTCTATCACTGGAAAAGTTATTGTGTCACGACGAGACTGAAGTAAAGAGGTTGTGCAATGCGTGTGAAGAAATTGGGTTTTTTTATATGGACCTTCATGGCACTCACACCGGCAACAATATTCTCAAGAATGCAGATAGGCTCTTCGCCATCGAACAGGAACTATTCGATTTAAGtctggaggagaagcaaAGATACGACTTCAGCAAGGAAGGCTCATACTTTGGTTACAAAGCCCAGGGAGCTTCTGTTGTGGATAAAAAAGGGAATCTGGACAGAAATGAGTTCTATAATGTCAGTTTCCTCATCCTTCCTCCATGACAGACAGTAACATTTTTGTTTGTAGGTATCCAAGGACGACATCGTTGGAGTCTCAACTCCCCTCCCTGCACCAGATGTGATACATCGAGAACGAGCCACATTGAAGTCATTCATAGAGAATGCCCACTCGATTGTTGGCATAGTGCTCAGAATTTTGAACCAGCATCCCCAACTACCTTCCTCGACACTGACGAATCTCCATCGTCTCCGCGGGGTCAGCGGTGATCAAGTACGGTTCATAAAAGCACCTCCACAGCCAAAGGACGATAAACAGACTGCACTGGGCGAGCACACAGACTTCGGTAGTGTTACCATCCTCTTCAATCGAGTAGGTGGGCTGCAAGTGCTACCACCGGGACAGGGTGCAGAATGGTGCTATGTTAGACCACTGCCTGGACACGCCATCATCAACCTAGGCGATGCCATGGTAAAATTCACCAATGGCCTGCTGCGCTCCAACATCCATCGTGTTGTGTCACCCCCGGGAGCCCAGACCAATTCAACAAGATATAGCCTTGTCTATTTTGCTCGACCGGAAGATGAGGTGAAACTCAAGAGGCTCGACGGGAGTACTTGTATCCCACCGTTGCCGGAAGGAGTGGTTGAGGAAGATATAAACAGTAAAGACTGGATCAAACGAAGAGCCCTGGGAAATAGGGTTGCTTTGCACAAAGAAATTGACTTTGATAAATTTATGGGAACGGAGCAGCAGAGTCGAAGATTGGCATAAACTGACCATGGAGTCACTGAACAATTACACCTATGCAactttccttctccttgacATTGGACAGTGGTATCCTTACATGATAATATCTTTTCAATGATGCTGTGATTGATTGCTGGTCTGATTGTCACTGCCAGCATCACTGGCTTGGCCTTTGTCTCTCTTTAGTGGTATATCCTCGGAGAAATATTGTTCATAATTCATGCTTGAATATGTTCTCTAATGCTTGTATGGGGAATGTTTTGTTGATTCTGACCTGCCTGAGCCCCCTTCATACGGATCAGACCTGCCCAGGTCAATGCTGGAGCAAGACAGTATTTTAAGAGGCCGGGCTTTTCCAGAGCCCGGAGTAAATAGCGCACCACAATGCTGCGTTGGCAAGTCCTTTGTCAGTCCACTCTTCTAGGAGGGATGGTTCAGTAGATGCTGCTGGAAGTCCGATCAAAGCTTCCTCTGTCACTTCCCTCGGAGGCACTTCGTGGAGAGGGTAGAAGAATTGTTTGACGAAAGAAAAATTGTGTGTATAAAAACACCTCAGTATGCTCCGGTGCCAGATGCCCTTTTCGACAGAGAATTCTCCCACTCGAATGAAAAGCTCTAGAGCTTTCGGGTCCAAATGGCGTCGAAAAGAATCGCAGAGCAAGACCTAACGTATTGGTGGAGGTTTTAACGAAGACATTGCGTCGCAATTAAAGCAAatgaaatgatagcagcgctTTGCTCCATACCAGGATCAACATGGCTGATtcaccctatcccatctccgccaaatgtacacagcagtcttATGGCCGCAGGTCACATTTGCCAGTTCTACATGGTTCGtacgggctggatggggcttcaaggctGCAGAAAAggctgctaggaaagccatggaatctatccagcacaaggCCCTCCACAGGATAGCTGGTGCATTCAGAACAGcctctcgagctgctctAGAGATATGTCTCACCATCCCTTCTCCAATGATTACATCGGAACGCGCGGCCAAAGAATCATACCtccggatagccacctcACCCTTACGGCCACTATCATTTAGATACgccgctctggccaacgaccagcaccaaggaatgTATGGGAGCGACGCATGCAATGGGCCACCAGCCCAGACCATGACCCTCTGACATCACCACTAGAACGATGGGGACGGCGAATCGCAATCTCTCTGAACAGGTTGGaagttatacacccacatgtgaccccaccatggtggtcaggtctggaatcccatgtagcagaaactcgggaagcTGCCTTAGAAGCTTATCAAGCTGCTTTACACAGCAGCACCAACATTTTTGCATACACAGACGGCAGCtcgacagaacagggagtcggagcagcagtggtttcacctctacggcgccaggcagttcgcattggctccccagctaccGACAcagtatatgcagcggaattgcgaggcatacAGATGGCGCTCACCGAAATATGCAACACTGGTGGACTGGCATCCCAACTTTCCCATCAAGCCTATacggcaatcatctttacaaaCAATGAGGCGGCGATACAAGCGTGCTCTGCCCCAGGAAGgccttctggccaatatatcctgagagAAATCACACGGACCACATCTCAGCTACAGGAACGCGGCTGgaatatacagctgtattggctcccgggtcatgaaggcatctacggcaatgagtgtgctgacgctctcgcaaaagaagctgctaattccccAGCACCCAACGGTGtggagctcactctcatggctagcactcgaagagccctccgcatagaagcagcaagcgcatggaagtctgaatgggccgcctccacccatgggaactccctccatcgcttatggaaagaaccctcaaaagcaccaatgcaactataccaaggcctacggaGAGCCGCTACAttagtcctcattcaaatgcaaactgggaagattgcgctggccaGCTATCTTGATACCTTTaaggctatggaatcgactgaatgctcttgcgGACGTGGTATCCAAGACACACGCcacgttctcctccactgtaccaaccaggcaggaccccggatgcgtcatcttacacagggatcaaggcgggagctggatcaCCGAGCCTATCTAACACAGTCAGACTTGGtgccgaaggcagtgcgcttcatgcttgagacaggccttctaggccagtttcagacctTACCAActacataccgagtcacaacaacggacacgaagcaatcggcagcatagtgcagccAAGGGTATGCGCTTGCAGAAGAAGGGacggaaacgagatagtatccaacaagcccatggatcttcatggccatgggaacagcagtacgaaaaccagcagcacgggatatacaacatgcggaataacatATTAGGATGTGtagaaaggcgacgatgtacatagattaccactacggcggcttacccggccgccccgcaggacctgccgccactcggcctatagggctgacagatgcgtgtatgaacaacaacaacaataataataataatacatcAAGAGAACACACCATGTCTCTGTGTATCTTGAATCTTGTTCACCTTTTCAGTCAAACCACCCAGGCCTTCAATCAATTCTTTCATGCTCCCTGTCTCTTCCACGTCCTGACCATTGATTTTGCGAAGAAGGGCCTTGCAATAAGCAGCTGCAACTGCAGCAGCATAGTAATGCCACCCACCTTGTTTAAGGATGTCAGCGGAATCACATAGTTATTACTCGAACCACTAAGCATGGGATCTCATCCACAATACCAGCTGCTTTCATCTCAAAACAGATTGCGGTGTTATAGCCTCCACGTAGGTAATCTCGATCCTCGGGGTCCTTAACAACTCCATTACCCGAAAGAACGAGGCCTCGGTGGATCATtggctgctgttgctggcgGAGAGGTCGTGGCACAAGCTTCTTTTCACTCCTGCAAGATGAGACATGCTACGTGACCATCGCACGATTTTCAGTCATTTACAGATCAGAAACCAAATTGTGAAGCTGCGTCGAGATATTTCTCTTTCAAGTCCTTCCCATATGCAGACGAATAGAAAGTAAACAACTAATGGTCGGCCCCATGATCCCGTTGCATTTCAACGAaccagctcggtggtcgcGACTCCTGATCCGAGACTGGGCTTAATCCTCCATCTAATACTGCTTCTGTCGGCTCTGATACCTCTGCTGTCCGTGTTCTCTCCACCGTCTCTGGTACTTCTTTCTCCGCATTCGGCTCGACATTTGTAACGCTCCTACCGAGTTTCTGGTTCGGTCCATCATTGAAATAGATATTTGCGTTGTTTATATGACCCGGAGTCGGATCTATGCCCTTGGCATCTTCTGCATTGAGTCCGGTCGAAATGTCTGCGGTTCTAGTCGTCCGCATTACGGTAGAAAATTTGCTGCTGTAGGAGCCATGATTGACAAAAAAGATTATCACACCCAGGATGACGCTGAGGAACGACACAGCTAGGGCAGTACCGTAAGCAGTCCAAAGGATGGATTGTGAGTAGGCGTATATATTGCGGTAGGTGATCATGGTTACATTCACGTCTGGGATATCTGACATGGAGTAATTCGGTCTGTAATGGGGTGATTTATTAGCATGATcaaacagaagaaaaaggtatAAGGCATACTGGAATACGCTCGAACTCATCATTGAAAGCGTTATATTTTGAAACAATTGCTCCAAAGCGTCTGACAAGGGAATTGATGTGTTGTTAGGCTGTATGGTAGACTGTTCACGCCAAAAATTGCTGAGGGAATCCCCATGGTTGTCTTCGTAGATGGCCATACGTAGTGTGCTAAATTCGTTTGTGTTGGATAGTCCAGTTGTCATGACACTTGTCCGATCAATCCTAATTGATGATGAATTAGTACTGTGTATGGTTCTGCCATTACCTCCCAGCCTTGTAGTATCCTTAACGTGGTACGTTTCCTTGTTGATGTTACCAGTCAAGAGACTTCCGAACTGCGCCATAATAGACTGGTAGGAAAAAGTCTCCATAGCCGTCCTATTATGTATTCCAGCGAGGTCTCCGGAACCAGAATAGGTATACATATCACTCAGATAGTCCACCTTATTCAAGCGCTCAACCTTGCGTAGCTGAATATTCTGCTGACCATTGAAATAAGTGAAGTTGGCCGTATATGATGCATTGTACAACGTACAAGTAAGAAATGTTGCATCTTCTGTGGTGCGATTAAGGTCTGCATTCGATAGATCACCTTGAGCTAACATATGTGGAAGAGTGACCATATAAAGTTGCAAGGGGCCCATTATCTGAGAGTCGTATTTCCCTGGGAACATATTGTATACTGTGCCCGGAAGTTCATTATACAACCCTTCATCAACATAGCTCTGAATAAATGGCAGCGACCCGTATCCGTATCCCTCTGGCATCCATGACAGATATCCAAACGAAGAAGCCAATAGCGTTTTATTCACGTCGACAAAAGTAGCATTtattattgtcgatcgcacGTTCTCCATGACATCGCGGCGAAGCTTGTCGTCGGCATGCTCACAGCCCAGCGCAGGACCACTAAAGTCCAACACCCACGATGAATTGGAAAAGGGAGGTGTGATAGGCAGAACGGTCTTCTGCATGGCAGTGCTATACACGATCTGTTGAACCTCAGGTGTGGAATCCGAGTAGTGCAAGGCGTCTGTTCCGGATCCGTTTATTAGTTTTAAATTGGAAAAATTGATATTCGCAAAGTCCACGCGAGGAACTTTGGTCGAAGTCGAATTCGCGAACGATGCCATGTGCACATTCAATGTCGCGGGCGTTATGATAGATGCCACCGGCAGAAGCCATGCAATGCAGGCAAGCAGCATGCTGACCGGGTAATGCCGCCATAATGGGAAGTTGAGGATCATGAAACCATTTTTCAGAACAGAGAAGAGGTCATCTATACTACCGATCCTGGATGTGTGATCTTTGATCGATTTCCATGCGAACTGGTCGAATACAGTCGAAACAGCGACTCCGAGAAGGGCTTTGACGAGGAATGCGAAGAAGGTTCCAACAGAGACATTGACCTGCTGGTCTGAGACGTGGTATGATTTTGTTAGGGAAAATGGAGAGCTATTGAGCACAGATTTGTCGTTGAGGCGCTGATAGAAAGCATGGTGACCGATTGAGAAAGCAAGAGCTGCCAGGAATGACGATACCATCAAAATTGGAGCGGAGGACCGTAAATTGAACGGGAACCAAGCCATTTTGCATGGGTATAGGCAAGTTGGAAGTTGTCATCTCGCAGGGGTAGACTTTCAAGCAAAATGGGAGCAGGTTTTGTCGAATTCCTGGCAAGGCTGAATCCAATAAGTGGCCGTGCGAATACGAGACGAGGCTACATGATCGACTGTAATATACATTCCAACCGACCATAGCCttgtgttacagaccttaaCGTAATCTATCAAAGGCGCATATCACCGAGAGGCGCGGTCGGCGGCGGCGCATACTAATTACTCCGTACATCTAGGTAGTATCCTCTCCATGTTATAAAACATGCCAAATCTATTAAATCTTATTATCTAAGAGGGCATTTTAATCTATTATCGCCCTCTTGGTTGCAATTACTGCACCGTGCAGGCCGCCTGGTCTTGATGATGGCTCTTCTTGCACCTCGCTTTCTCTCAATCTACCCTCTCTGGTTTGAATGGAATGAGAATAGCACCGGCGGGAAAAATATCAAGGGcaaaaataagaaaaagacATGCTTCAACACTGGTCATACAAAACGGATCAACAGACTTGCTAACTGCATTCATTGTATCCACTAATGCAACCAATAACGTATTCCACGGGCGAGCGGCGCGCTCTGTATTTCCATATACAATGTCCTATTTTCAACGCTCATATCTCAACAACAACTCTGTAAAACGTAGTGTACATAATATATATAGTGTATAGTTGCACCATATACAATATCATTCGAGAATTTCTTAAATTGGTGGAGATGTGAGCATCTAAAAGTTGCGCATTTATATGGGAAtagggactggaagcactggaagaagcagttaaaacaggagaggggtagcagggagggtagcccaaggctgagagtcagcctaggccacacccatcttgctccagaacacaaggagagcactgtgctcaaaagccctgcgcatacaggcggtctggggcgaggaaaaggatcggaaagatgacagaagggggctaacgcctcaagaacctatggggacaagagactgtagaatagccactgacctcgagtccacggatcatggtctatcatagctctagggctcggtatggacaataaacttgattaaataatataTGGGAATACAAAGCGCGCCGCCCGTGGAATACGTTATATTACCCTCGCTTATGCAACAACTGTCTCAACATGAGCAGCTGATCGACCATACTCAGGCCCTTGTTTCTCGGCCCCTCCGGCAGTCAGCAAGAGTCTGCGTTGTTTTGTTTCATCCATAACCTTCTTTGCGAACGGTGACCGTTCCCGTATTGCAGGTTCTTCTCGATAGAAGAAGTATATAGGGGCCGTGACCAGCACGGAAATACAAGCAAGAATAGTTGAAGCGTACTCGTAGGAATACTTTGTCCCTATGTTTTCGTACATGGGGGTCGAATACAGGGCCGCTATTCCGGCGAGGAAGTCACGCGCAAAATCGTTGCCTCCTGTGGCAGAGGCTTCGTACACACCATAAGCCGCGACGGTGTAATCAATTGATGATTGATATATAGAGTACTATAGATGAGTTGGTTACAAATTGCCGCTCTAAGATAAggtgaaagaaaaaaaaaaaaaaggcgccTCACGTTGGCTATGCCTATGATTGTGGTGAAGATCATAGAGGCGATCCAATGGACTCGTGGAGGACCAAGGCTCGTCCACCCAAAGCCGAAGAGGCCAATTGGTAAGCATGGTATCACTTTGTTCTCTCCGTCAGCTAAGTTCTCTGTGATCGgagttattattattattattattattgttcatacacgcatctgtcagccctataggccgagtggcggcaggtcctgcggggcagccgggtaagccgccgtaatggtagtcgctatgtacatcgtcgcctttatacacatatcctgatatttCATTCCGCATGtcgtatatcccgtgctactgtttttgtactgctgttcccatggccacgaaggtccatgggcctgttggatactatctcgtttccttccctacttctgcaagcgttttaacctcagctgcactatgctgccagttgcttcgtgtccgttgttgtgactcggtatgtggttggtagagtctgaaactggcttaggaggcctgtgtcaagcataaagcgcactgccttcggtaccaggtctggccgtgttaggtaggcccggtaatccaattcccgccttgacccctgtgtaagatggcgcattcggggccctgcctggtttgtgcagtggaggagaacatggcgtgta encodes:
- a CDS encoding putative oxidoreductase, 2OG-Fe(II) oxygenase family (COG:Q;~EggNog:ENOG410PP6F;~InterPro:IPR026992,IPR027443,IPR005123;~PFAM:PF03171,PF14226;~go_function: GO:0016491 - oxidoreductase activity [Evidence IEA];~go_process: GO:0055114 - oxidation-reduction process [Evidence IEA]), whose amino-acid sequence is MDLHGTHTGNNILKNADRLFAIEQELFDLSLEEKQRYDFSKEGSYFGYKAQGASVVDKKGNLDRNEFYNVSKDDIVGVSTPLPAPDVIHRERATLKSFIENAHSIVGIVLRILNQHPQLPSSTLTNLHRLRGVSGDQVRFIKAPPQPKDDKQTALGEHTDFGSVTILFNRVGGLQVLPPGQGAEWCYVRPLPGHAIINLGDAMVKFTNGLLRSNIHRVVSPPGAQTNSTRYSLVYFARPEDEVKLKRLDGSTCIPPLPEGVVEEDINSKDWIKRRALGNRVALHKEIDFDKFMGTEQQSRRLA
- a CDS encoding uncharacterized protein (COG:S;~EggNog:ENOG410PWUX;~TransMembrane:4 (i12-33o63-85i125-144o558-583i)); translation: MAWFPFNLRSSAPILMVSSFLAALAFSIGHHAFYQRLNDKSVLNSSPFSLTKSYHVSDQQVNVSVGTFFAFLVKALLGVAVSTVFDQFAWKSIKDHTSRIGSIDDLFSVLKNGFMILNFPLWRHYPVSMLLACIAWLLPVASIITPATLNVHMASFANSTSTKVPRVDFANINFSNLKLINGSGTDALHYSDSTPEVQQIVYSTAMQKTVLPITPPFSNSSWVLDFSGPALGCEHADDKLRRDVMENVRSTIINATFVDVNKTLLASSFGYLSWMPEGYGYGSLPFIQSYVDEGLYNELPGTVYNMFPGKYDSQIMGPLQLYMVTLPHMLAQGDLSNADLNRTTEDATFLTCTLYNASYTANFTYFNGQQNIQLRKVERLNKVDYLSDMYTYSGSGDLAGIHNRTAMETFSYQSIMAQFGSLLTGNINKETYHVKDTTRLGGNGRTIHSTNSSSIRIDRTSVMTTGLSNTNEFSTLRMAIYEDNHGDSLSNFWREQSTIQPNNTSIPLSDALEQLFQNITLSMMSSSVFQPNYSMSDIPDVNVTMITYRNIYAYSQSILWTAYGTALAVSFLSVILGVIIFFVNHGSYSSKFSTVMRTTRTADISTGLNAEDAKGIDPTPGHINNANIYFNDGPNQKLGRSVTNVEPNAEKEVPETVERTRTAEVSEPTEAVLDGGLSPVSDQESRPPSWFVEMQRDHGADH